The DNA sequence ACACTGGCGCGGGCTTGAACCCGACGAGACCCTCGGACCATTCCTCGGGCGGCGTCTCGTCGTACTCACAGTCGCTGTCCTCGTGGTAGCTCGGCGAGCTCTCGCACTCCGGGCACTGCTTGGTGATGATCGGCGCCCAGATCCAGATGGCCGATTCGCCCTCTGTGACGTACCGGTCGAACTCCTCCTGCCACGTCCGGTAGCCAGCCACGCGGGTTGCCTCGGGACACTGCCGCTTGATGAGGAGCGTGTTCCGGTAGGAGTAGTCGTGGAATCGACTCTGGACGTCAAGCCACTCCTGGAACTCCGCGCTGGCTTGCGCGTCGTCGACGCCGGCGACGAGCTCGTCGATCCACTGTTCGATGGTACTGTTCATCTCGTCTGATCGCGTGTCGGTCTGGTCGAAGGAGACCGACGAGTCTCTGGTCGTAGCCATTGGGTTCACCGAATCGAGTTCACGGCGACTGCGTCTGTTTAGACCGCGCCGCACCCCTCAGGGGCGTTCAAAAAACCGCTCTGTCGGTCAGCGGAGCTCGTGGCGTTCGTTCGCAAAGCCAACCGAGACGAGGTACTCGAGGAACTCGTCGAACCGCTCGACGTCACTGGGGGTGTCGGTCGCAAGGTGACGTGCCCACTCGATGGCCCATTGGAAGGCGGGATCTGTGCCGCCCTTGCCGTGAATGTACCACCATCGGGCCGCTTTCAACACGACCAGCGGATTCGTCGGCGGCTGCTCACCGGCGAGCCCACGGGTGATGGATTCGATTTCGTCGGGCACGTCGGCGGAATCGACCTCTGCTGATTGCGTGTTGTCGATATCGACCGGGATCTCGTCGATCGAGACGTTGTCGGGACTCTGTTGTTGACTCATTGAAAGCCACCTCTGAGAGCCTTCGAAGGAGCCCTCGCCCTCTCTGGGGGCACGAAAAACAGGTCGCGAAGTCACGCCGGCGGGAGGTAGACGCTCTGTTCGCCGGCGTTAGATTCTGAAATAGCTACATTGAAGTCAAAGACTTAGATATCAGTTGGGTTGTCGTATATAGATGCGCTTCCTCTCAGCTTTCGTCTCGAGTCAAGAAAATAGAGTCAGGATCAGGAACAGCAGGTATTTTCGAATTGCCGTACCCAACGTAATAAGGATATTCTGGCGATGATCCATATCCGTCATTTTCAATAGAGACACTCTTCGCCTCGGAGACTATTTTGACATCCCCTGTGTTATCCACTCCAATTACACCACATCGGGTGTCAACCGGAGCAGGAAAATCATTCAGTAGACTGCGTGCTTGCCCAGTAATGGAGTTTGGAACAGCGAGATAGATATGTGTTAAACATTTGGTCTCTGTATATTTGATTAACTGGCTCTTGAGACGGTCTGTCTCTTTCAGTCCAGAACTTGTCTTCGCCTCGATGCCAATCACCTTTCCGCCCGATCGGAGAACGTCTGTCGCTGTTTCTCCACCTTCGAACGAAATTAGGTCGATATTGATAGAATTGTTCCCTGACTCCGGGTTGGGTAATGCTGCCTCGGGAATACCCCCGAATTCACGCCAAAGAAAATGATGTAGCCACACCTCACTCTTATTTGGTGAGATCGTCTGTTTCCGGGAGTTCAAATCAGCTTCTCGTAGAACAACTGGATTCGGATCTGGCTGAGATGTGTGGAGATTAGAGAGTTCCTCGTTGATTTTGATACGGCCCATCATTCCTGTTTGTTCAATATTCAGTGGGACGAGAATGGTACCCACTTGATTAATATGTGGAAACCATTCAACCGCGTCACTAAGGGCTGAAACCACTCGTTGAATTGTTGTATCAGATGATTCGTACTCCTCATAATAGTGATCGGGCCAACCAAGATCCGGTAATTTAGTTGTCCAGTCCTCAAATTTCCGATCATCTGCGAGATCGATTTCAAGAAGAGATGGATTCTCCTCTTCAATAGCGGAGAGAATTCGATTGAGATCTACATCTCGATTTATCAGTTGACGTGCAGCGAATGCCGCCTCATAACACTTCCCGTGATCTAAGAGGTAGTGGTGATCGGTGTCCTCAACCAAACTGAGAAATTCATCTACCTCATAAGAGGCAAAGAAAACACGGTCAAGACTATCGCTCTCAATATACTTGTGTATCTGCTTGATCGTAGTCGTATTAATTCCTGTACTAGTCGCTCCCTTAACTTCGATCCCCCAGCGTTCACCGTCAGGAGTTTCAGCATATAAATCGATTCGACCATCTTCTAGTTTGACTTCGGGCCAAACCTCACACCCTTGAGTCTCCTCAAGCCACAGCCACAACCGATTTTGGAGTTCAACCTCGACAAAACTCGGCATAGTCTTGATGACAACCCCTCTCCAATGTAATTTTTCCACTACTTCTAAATCATCTCTGATTCGAAAATGAGGTATGACGAACGACCCTATTAGCTCGATTCGGATGACGACAAGGGAACGCAACGCCGGCGATGCTCTCTATATTGATCCTGCTGAATCTGCGATCGAAGAAGGATATTCCGTGTCACATTCTCGGTTCGCTAAATCGGAAAACGACCAGTATATTGCTTCTCTAGTTCGACGCGATAGGAATTCAACGCAAACCGAATTAGTGGTATTATTTAGAGACGAATCGTATGTTGCCGAGCTACCAATACCGATAGGAGACGGGGTGAGAAACGTATCTGTCAGTAACAACGGTCGGGTGTATTTATACGCAGATTATGAAGAAACCTCGACCCACACAACAGATCAGTTACCTACCCCTGATCAAGAGGAGTCTCCCTCAAATCTCCTGATGGCTTGGGAGCCGAATATGGAGTCCCCTGATTATATCGATGCATTTGTTAGTGAATTGCAATGGATAGCGGTGAGTGGCGATGGTGCCTATGTGAGCGCATTAACTGGACTCCCCGACCGTTCTGCCCATCTCTATACTGGGGATGGTCAGTACATCGGGAAAGCCGAAATGCCGGGACCTGCCATTCATTGCCGATTTGAGAAACAAAACGGTCATCACTACATTATCGGCTATGGGCCGAATCTTGAAGAACCGAGACAGTATCCTGTTGATGGTGAAAAATTCACTAATTCTACCCATCAAGTGCATAATCCGGTTGTTGTCCCAAATGAAGAATCGAGTGGTCACATCATTGCTGAAGAGTCAATTCCGGATGATACTCAGAGACTCAGGCTGCCGGGTAATAGTTTAAAAAGCACCTGTGGCGAATCAATAGCCCCAATAGATGCATATCGAATCTACGATGATGTTTCCAGCGCTGTAGATAGCGGGGTGACACTTTGCTCTTCGTGTGAAAGTGGTACAGCAGAGCCCGAAAAACACGAGCAAACATCCTATATGAACCGATAAGAGTGCCAGCCAAATCCACAGGAGAAATTTCTCGGTTAGGTCAGCCTCGTCCTTCCAAGAGAGTGCTGAGACAATAGCTCTGAATATTCTGCGTAATCGTTCAAATGGCGCTCCTTAGTACCATCTGGATAAATTCGGGTTACTTTGACTTCGTATCTCAATCTGTCGTGGTGGTACTCGTCAAAGCTCGGCTCACGATCAAAGTTTCTATAGTGTTCTCCGATTGTGCTTCTCGGCTTCTGCTGTCCTCTCGGGTTGAACAGGACCAAGTCCACCGATTCACACTGATCCCAATTCGTATTGTCGAGGAATTCCTGTCGATGGCGTGAATAATATCTAAAACTCGACGAATAGTTGTCCGGGCCGACTAGTTCTGCCTGATACCCTCTTGACGAGGTGATGTCCGATCTACCAATACGGAACTCCTCTATCGGAACATCGAGATCAAACTCGGACAATATCTCCTCAGTCCTTCTCCTCACCTCCCGATCTGCATGAGGGGCCAGAATAACTCTATTGACTATATCCCTCCAATCTCCATTTATCCATAGTGGATGCTCATAATTAGGTAGGGCTTCTTCAGGTAGCTCGCGGTTGTCAAGCAGTAGTAATGGGTTGCCTCCAAGATTATAGACCATCCTGAATTCTTGCTCATCTTCAAATTGTCTATGCTTGAGGGTGTCATAGAAGAGTTCTCACACCGTGATGATCGTACTTCCTGGATTGTCTCCGCGTTCGTAGTTGGTGATAGCGACGACGAGGCGAAGGCACAGGGCAAGAAACACCTGCGCCCGTGCGTGGACGCGGCCTCGGGCGTGCGTTCGCCCGAGGCCGCAGTCCTTCACTGAGTCGTTGGTTCGTTCGACTCCAGTACGGCGGTTGTACGTCTCATCCAACGTGGACTGCTTCAGCTGAACGTCCTCGCTGTGTTGTTCGATCCGGTCTTCGACCCTGTATTCGATGTCTTTTGGGTCGTCGGTGTTTCGTGCGTTGTACGGAGCGACTGGCACGACCCCTGCGGCCAGCAGGTGGTCGTGCCAGTCGAGCGTGTCGTAGGCGCTGTCACCGACCATCCAGATCGGCTTGGCGACGGCGAGCGCGTCACGTGTGACGCGTATCGCCGTCTCCTCTGGTGCTTGCTTACTCTCTGTGAACTCGGCTGCGATCGGGATCTTTTGCCCGGTCGAGACGATCGTGCAACCGTAGCCGTAGTAGTACTCGTCGTCGGTTGGATCGTAGCACTTCGATGCATCTTGATCGGCGGGCATCGTCCTCACGTCAGTTGAATCGATACAGTAGGTCAAATCGAGCAGGCCGCGGCGGGCGGCCTGCTCGACGAGGTGGTCGAACACCTCCTCACCGACGTGTTCGAGGTCGGTGAGAAAGCGATCGACCGTGTCTCTCGACGGCGGTCGATCGAAGCCACAGCTCAGCCAGACGACTGTGTTTCGAAGCTCTCGTTCAACGGGACGAATGCCGTAGATGTCCTTGTAGTAGCAGTGGAGAAAGCCACGCATCATCTCTGGTGGTTCGTGGTCTCGTGTTCGCCCCGTCTTCGCCGGGGCGAACACATCGAATTCTTCGAGAAACTCGAAGGAAAGGTGCTCAAACAACGCTAGCGTCTCGGTCTCCACGACATTGAAGAACGAGTCTACCGAAGGATCATCTTGCAGGGTCGCTGAACTCATTCCACCTCAGCGTTCACCCTGCTCTTTGGTGTGTTACTCGTTCTATGACACCCTCTATGCTTAGTAAAATACAGCGACTGTGGGATCTGTGGATTGGCCTCTCTCCACCAATCAAGATATCTCACTGCACCCATATTCAACTCCAATTCCGGTCTGAAGCTCCGCAATAGTTGTCCGACAGTCGTCTCGATTGCAACTCCGTCTTCCAGATTAGCATACTCCTTCCAGATTTTCTTTGACTCATCGGTGCCAGTATTCCAGCTGTTCACGTAGTAATAATGTCGAGCGTTTCGCCTGAATTGTCTCATCCCAGTCGGGAAGTCCATTTCTTCTCCACTCTGGAGAATCATATCAGAGGTCTCGTTCGATTGAAGAAGCTCACTGATCCTCGTTCGAACTGTACCCCGTCCTTCGTACTTTTCGTAGTGTTCGGCTTTCCCAAATCTGAGTCCCTTAACGAACACATCTCGGAGATATTTTAGAGGGCGAAACCGACGTACGACCATCCTATCGGTAGGACATAGCCACGGAGCATCGGGGAAGGCTGGTGGCGAATCTCTGTCCTCAACGGAATCCATATTTCATTCTCATCTCACAATTGGGCTTATCTCTGATGCGTTATTTTCGGCCGAGACTATGTTTCGGCGTTCGCAAACAATTCAAAGGGCTCACGCCCGTATTTGAGAACAACCCCGGTAATTCTAACTGAACTTCATCAACTCTTACTGAGATCTCCGGATACAGGGTTCAAACACGGCTATTTAAAGATTGGAACATCAGAGGTTCATTTATCCGCGGCAGTTCCATCTATTAATCTGCAAGTTAGGCTTCCCTTGTTCAACACGCAGATTATATCCCTTGCTACGAATCCCGTCCAAGGCTTAAACCGGAGAACGGTGTTCGTCAGTACTCTACTACTGGCTGAACCGGCATTCGTTCAAGACGGCGATGACATGGGATACAGAGTGTCAGGAGGTTACTTGGAACATTTGAGTCCTCAACTGACTGAGTCGGATCATTATAGAACTGTCGCCGTGGAATCCGGTGGTGAACCGGGAGATCACGTCCGAACTGGTCTCGGTGTGTATCGCGGTCCATACCGCAGCGCAGGCAGGACTCGTTGTCACGGGTGATGATCTCCTCACGAATCTGTGGCCAGTTCGAGCCAAACGGAACTGTCTCAGTATCTGACTGACGGTAGTTTTCTAGATAGTCCGGGTCGGCCGCTTGAAGGGCTGTTCGCCACGTTCCGAATTCACGCTGATACGGATCGATGGTGAAATTCCCGTGTTCGTTCATTTCCGTCGTTGTCGGTGGATGGCCCAGCTCATTCGCAACAGCCCGCAGTTCGGCTAATAACTCCTCCCGTGGGATTCACCACCGCTCATTCGGCTCGAAGCCGTCAGCTCGGAGAGCTTCATTCCACGAACCGAATCGCTCCTGATAGACTGCTGCACTCCATTTCCCTTGGTTCCGCATCTCATCCTTCCGAGGGACATGGCTTAGATCTTCGGCGAGACTGTTGAGTTCGGATATCAGATCCTCCTCGCTCACATCCCATACGGAGTGGACTTCCAACCTCGCCTGCCGAAGAGCACGATTCCATGTTCCAAACGCTCGCTTGTACGAATTCGTGGTGTAGGGGCCACTCCGGTCCATTTCATCTGTTGTGGGCGGTCGACCCAGTTTCTCAGCGAACCCCTGTAAGGCAGTAATGAGTGTCTCTTCGGAGAGGTTCATTTCGACGTTCGGCTCAAAACCGGCCGCCCGTAGTGCTGAATTCCACCCTCCAAATCGCTTGCAGTATGTCTTCACCGAATACTCTCCATGAGTACCGTATTCGCGCTCTGACGGAGTTCCACCTACGATGTCGGCAACTGATTTGAGATCAGTAAGAAGGTCCTCTTCGGGCGTCACTGGTCGTCCGTTTGGATCGTTCGTTCCGGTTTGAAGTCCGGCAGCCTCGAGTGCGCTATTCCACGACCCGAACCGATTTCCGTACGTCTTCGAAGCATGAGGTCCTGAATCGTCCATCTCACTCTGCGACGGGGGCCGACCGAGTTTCTCAGCGAACTTCTGGAGCCGATTGAGGAGTTCATCGTCTGAGTACAGCTTCGTGCCCATGATCTCTGAGGGGGTTGAGTCACTCAGTTTGGATCTGGCTCAGTATTTGAATGTCCGCTCTGGTGTCTGTGATCCGTCATCGATGTTGGCTGCCCCGCACCCTCTCAGGGGCCCGAAAAACGGAGGCAAAGCCTGTTAACCAACAATAGGGGGAATTCACGCGGAGTGCGTTGGTTAAGAACAGAGCTTACTCTTCATCCTCACGTAGCTCTTCAGCCTTCCACTTGAGTCGGCGCAGAATCTGCGTTCGATTCTGGTGGGCGTTCTCGTAGGCAACACACTCTTGTAGAGTCTCCATATCGGGAATCGTCGCGATACCGGCCTTGACCAATCGGTAATTCGGTGCTTCAAGACGCTTCTCAGGTGGGAATTCGTCGTCACTCCCGTCGCTAATCGTGGACTGTTCCATCTCTGTAGGCCTCCACCTCTTGAGGGTGAGAAAAACAGAACAGACGACTACATCACCGACGTGGCGTCAGACCATCGCCTCTAGGAACCGCTCACGCAGCACGTTCTCGCGCTCTTCGAACTGCTCGACTTTCTCCTGCAGGTCCTCGCTGACGCGCTCGATGCTCGCCAGCGCTCGTTCGCCGGCCAGCGAGGCCTGTGACCCGTCGTCACCGTCCGCCTCTAACTGCTGCTCGTAGGCCTGCTCGACGCGCTCGATCGTGCCTTCCGGATTGAACAGGATGTCGTTGGCGATGCGGACGTACTGATCGAGGGATGCCCCCTCTTTCCCCTGGAAGAAGTGGGTGAGGGCGTACGTCGCGCCGGAATGCAGCGTCCACATATCGATCTCGAAGGGGGACGCCGCATTGGCTTCTGCATCGCCGGCGGCACGCTCGGCCAGGTAGTCCGGGAACCCCAGCAGGGTGTAGAACTCCGTGACGGTGAACGGGAGTTCGGAGAAGTCGAGGTCGATGTCCTGGGCGTCCCGGATGAACTCGAAGAGGTCATCGGCGACGAGTTCGACCTGTGCGAGGAGTTCCTCCCACCAGGTCCGGAAGTTCCGGACGTCGCCGACGTGTTTGATGACCTCCTTGTCGGTGAGCGATCGCATCGTGTTCGAGCAGTAGCCATCCTGAGCGAACCCCTCCACGTAGACGGCGTGCTCGCCGAAGAAGTCGTAGCCCGACGTGACGCCCATCGTAATCGGGTCCGACCGACCGGGAAGGCGCACCTCGAGGCCGTCGAACATGATGTCCATATGGACTTCGCCGCCGCCCCGGTAGCGCCGAATCTCGCCGAACATCACCTCGCCCAGCGGCGTCCCGTCGATGGTCTCCTCGCGGAGGACCTCCTCTAGCGGCCCGTAGACGTCGACCGGGTTGATGATCGAGTACGAGTCAGTCGGGATATGGAATAGCGACTCCGTCTCGGTGTCCCCATCCGCTTCTGCTTGCAATCGCGACGGCTCGACGATTGCGTTGAACCGCTCGGTTTCGACCCACTCGTCGGTGTACGGGTTGCGATATGCGACTGCTGTATCGACCGCCTGTGGGAGGTTTCGAATCGCCTCACTGAAGCTGATTGGTTCGGGACCTCCGTATTGCTCGGCGTACCACTCGGGTAGTTCAGTCTCGGTTCGCCCATCGAGGCCTGCGAAGACCGTAGCTTCCTCTGGGTCTTTCATAGCATCCTCCGAAGGCGCGAAGCGTTCTGATCTGCGCCTCCACCCATCGAGGCGCAAAAAACGACGCTACGACTGTCGGCACTCGTGAGCTTGGATTCGCTCTGGCAGCCCGGCTTTTCCACAGAGCGGACACTCGACGAGTGGTGTCGGCGGAAGATTCTGCCACGCAGCAAGGGCTCCTCGGAGATGGGCTTTCGTCTCTGCCGACTCGGCGCTTTCGAGGCCACTGTTGAGGTGCCTCCGGAGTCGTTCTCTGTTCGTGAGATCGCCTGGATCGGGCGTCAGGATAGGCTCGTCTGTCCGTTGCATTTGAATCACGAGGGGTTGCCCCTCATCCTCTCGTAGGGGGAGAGCAACACCCTCCAGCCCTCCTCGCTTTGGTGGCTGGGTGGCGTCGATAATCGTATCCAATCGCTGCGGGGCGACGGCTTCCCAGATGAGATGATGCTTCGAACAGACCGTCACGAGATTCGAGACTCGATTCGCCTGTTCGTGGTCAAACTGCCCATCGGGGGTGACAAAGAACTTCCGCGGGACCAAATGATGGACAGAGATGTCCTTCCCAACTTGCTCTTGATGATCCGCTTGGGTAATCCCACACCACGGCGTTTGGCACTGGAAGTCATCACGTTCCAGTGCTTGCCGCCGTTTCTCCGGCCAATTTGGCCCGTACGGAATCTCTGAGCGTTCTTGATAGGACCGTGGTTGTGAGAAGCCAGCTTCGTTGAGTGCCTCTTTCCACCCGCCAAACCGGTGGTCATACGTCCATCTATGATACTCCCCAATCCGATCCATCTCCCCGCTCGATGGCGGGCGACCGAGCTGCTCCGCAAGGCGGTCTATCTCATCCAACAGGTCCTGATCGGTGAGTCGGAATTTCCGGTTTGGAGCGTAGCCAGCCTCACGAAGCGCCTCGTTCCAACTCCCGAATTTGTTCTGACAAACGCGCTGAGAATACTCTCCGTGCTCGCTCATCTCTTTCGCTGTCGGCGGTTTTCCTAATTTATCTGCGACACGCTGAATGTCGTCGAGAATTATGTCCGCGTCTGTTACGATCTGGTCGCGACGATGGACCGCGGTTACGTGGCCACCCAACTCGTTGGAGGTCGCAAAAGACTCGCCACAGTGGTCACAAATATGGTCGGTCAAAGCTCCGTCACCTCCCTCCGCCGTTCCCCCGTAATGCGTTATAAACTCTCGACCCGCTGAGTGACTGTAGAAGATCACGAACCGCCTCGGCAAAGGTCAGAGGGTCTGCATCCCCGTGTCGCTCTCGGTACCACTCGGGTAGTTCGGTGTCGGTACGTCCATCGACGCCAGCGAAGATGGTTCTGGACTCTGGATCTTTCATTGCAGTCACCTCACTTCAGGAGTCCTCGTCGACGTGCGACTGCATCGTCTCGCGCCCTGCGCCCCTCTTCCGGGCGGAAAAACAACACTACGTTAACCAACATTTGGCTTCGAGAGAGAATGTTGGTTAAACAAGAGTCTGGTCTGAGATTTTGGAGCTAACGAAACTACTTGCGTTCTGGAATCAGGTGGAGTGACTCTTGCGGAATTAGTACTTGGACTTCTGAGCCGTTCTCGAGCGCCAGCCGCTCGAACGTCGGCGGGCGAACATTTGCTATGAGTGTGAGCGTTCCTGCTACAATCTCGATTTCAATCCGGTACTCACTTCCCTCGTTCAACCACCGAGCTACCGTGCCCGTGACTGTGTTCGCCGTCCCGTCACCGTCAGCAAGAGGTGGTGTTTCGACCTCTATCCGTGATGGATGAATACAAACCGTGACGGTCGATGTGGAGACATCTGGCGCAGATGTCTGGAACTGAACGTCCCCGACCTGAACCATAACTCCGTCTTTGCTTCGGTCGGCCACTGTCCCCTCGAAGAGGTTCTCGTTCCCAGTAAAGCGGGCGACGAATTGGTTTGTTGGCCGCGTGAGTACCGCCGATGAAGAGTCCACTTGTTCGAGGGCTCCGTCTCGAACGATGGCGATTCGATCACCGAGTGCCGTCGCCGTCCGCTGGTCGTGCGTGACATAAAGAACCGGAATCTCGATCGACTTGAACAGGCTGTGTAGCTCGTCCCGGAGCCGCTTCCGGATCGGTGCGTCGAGGCTCGACAACGGTTCGTCGAGGAGTAGGATGTCCGGGTCGGTCGCTAGCGTTCGTGCGAGCGCGACCCGTTGTCGTTCCCCACCAGAGAGCTTCGGGGGCTTTCTATCAAGGACTCCCTCTAGTTCGAGAAGGGTCGCGAGTTCGTCAGCGCGATCGCTGGCTGTAGCTGCGTATTCGATGTTTTCCCGGGCGGTCATGTGGGGGAAGAGCGCTCCATCCTGGAAGACCATCCCCACGTGTCGATCTTGGAGCGGTAAGCCGACCAGTTCTCGCCCATCAAGCTGAATCGACCCCGAATCGGGGCTGGTGATCCCGGCGATTAGCGAGAGGAGCGTCGTCTTTCCGCTGCCAGACGGTCCCAAGACTGCGAGTACTTCTTCCTCGACTGTCAGGTCCACCGGACCGAAGTCGAACTGACCGTAGGCTTTGCGAAGTCGAGAGAGTTCGAGTGTCATTCCCATGGGTTCGAGGCAACGGTATTGAGAATCAACAGGGCCGCGGCAGCGATCAGTACTAACAGTATCGCCACCGGATAGGCGTTATCTAAGCCGAGTTCAATAAACGCCACCCAGATCTGAACCGGCATTGTCCGTGGATAGTACGCCAGCATCATCGTCGCGCCGAACTCACCGATCGCTCGTGCGAAGGCAAGCGTTATGCCAGCGAGAATTCCTGGGCCAGCAAGGGGCAGCGTCACATTACGGGCGGTCGTCCATCGGCTCTTTCCGAGCGAGCGAGAGGCGTATTCGAGCGTCTGGTCGACGCTCTCGAACGCCGCTTTCGCGGTGACGACCACGAACGGCGACGCGACGAATGTCTGGGCTAGTACTACTCCAGCGAGCGACCGTGTGAGCGGGAACCCGGCAGCAATCGCGGCTTCACCGAGCGGCGAGTTGGGGCCGAAGACAGTGAGCAACACGATTCCGCCAACCGTCGGGGGGAGCACCAACGGGAGGACCACGACTGCGAGAACTATCTTCGTTATAGCCCCGTCGGTACGTGCGAGCCAGTACGCGAGCGGCAAGCCGAACGAGGTGGCGATAACTGTGCTAATCGACGCCGACAGAAGCGATGTCGTCGCCGAATCCACGACGGTCGGACTGTTCATCCGAGCAAGAATCTCTCCGGCCGGTACCGAGAGAAACAGCGACACCAGAGGCACAACGTAATACAGGAGTAGCACACCCCCGAGGACGAGCGCAACGCTGAGCCAGTCGAACCCGAACATGCTCGTGCCCGATCGATTCGAGTGCGAACCTGTCGCCATTCAAATCAGGACAGTGATGTCCGAGACCGTCGACGATAGCTCTTTGTGGGATTCGCCGAGTCGAGATTGAGTCCCGCCGGATTGGTCGGTTGCCTGTCTGACACTCTGGGGCACGTCGCCCGTATAGGCAGGGAATTGATCGCGCAAGAGGAATCCGTGTTCTTTGAGATAACTCCCGGTCGTATGAATGTCGAAGACGGAAACGGCAGCGTCGCTCATGTGTCGAATGGTCGAGCCGTAACTGATGAGCCCACCCTGTATTTCTTGGCCGCTTGGTAGTGTGTA is a window from the Halobaculum magnesiiphilum genome containing:
- a CDS encoding transposase, which translates into the protein MSSATLQDDPSVDSFFNVVETETLALFEHLSFEFLEEFDVFAPAKTGRTRDHEPPEMMRGFLHCYYKDIYGIRPVERELRNTVVWLSCGFDRPPSRDTVDRFLTDLEHVGEEVFDHLVEQAARRGLLDLTYCIDSTDVRTMPADQDASKCYDPTDDEYYYGYGCTIVSTGQKIPIAAEFTESKQAPEETAIRVTRDALAVAKPIWMVGDSAYDTLDWHDHLLAAGVVPVAPYNARNTDDPKDIEYRVEDRIEQHSEDVQLKQSTLDETYNRRTGVERTNDSVKDCGLGRTHARGRVHARAQVFLALCLRLVVAITNYERGDNPGSTIITV
- a CDS encoding ABC transporter ATP-binding protein — its product is MTLELSRLRKAYGQFDFGPVDLTVEEEVLAVLGPSGSGKTTLLSLIAGITSPDSGSIQLDGRELVGLPLQDRHVGMVFQDGALFPHMTARENIEYAATASDRADELATLLELEGVLDRKPPKLSGGERQRVALARTLATDPDILLLDEPLSSLDAPIRKRLRDELHSLFKSIEIPVLYVTHDQRTATALGDRIAIVRDGALEQVDSSSAVLTRPTNQFVARFTGNENLFEGTVADRSKDGVMVQVGDVQFQTSAPDVSTSTVTVCIHPSRIEVETPPLADGDGTANTVTGTVARWLNEGSEYRIEIEIVAGTLTLIANVRPPTFERLALENGSEVQVLIPQESLHLIPERK
- a CDS encoding homing endonuclease associated repeat-containing protein, coding for MPREELLAELRAVANELGHPPTTTEMNEHGNFTIDPYQREFGTWRTALQAADPDYLENYRQSDTETVPFGSNWPQIREEIITRDNESCLRCGMDRDTHRDQFGRDLPVHHRIPRRQFYNDPTQSVEDSNVPSNLLTLCIPCHRRLERMPVQPVVEY
- a CDS encoding homing endonuclease associated repeat-containing protein translates to MIFYSHSAGREFITHYGGTAEGGDGALTDHICDHCGESFATSNELGGHVTAVHRRDQIVTDADIILDDIQRVADKLGKPPTAKEMSEHGEYSQRVCQNKFGSWNEALREAGYAPNRKFRLTDQDLLDEIDRLAEQLGRPPSSGEMDRIGEYHRWTYDHRFGGWKEALNEAGFSQPRSYQERSEIPYGPNWPEKRRQALERDDFQCQTPWCGITQADHQEQVGKDISVHHLVPRKFFVTPDGQFDHEQANRVSNLVTVCSKHHLIWEAVAPQRLDTIIDATQPPKRGGLEGVALPLREDEGQPLVIQMQRTDEPILTPDPGDLTNRERLRRHLNSGLESAESAETKAHLRGALAAWQNLPPTPLVECPLCGKAGLPERIQAHECRQS
- a CDS encoding homing endonuclease associated repeat-containing protein, producing MGTKLYSDDELLNRLQKFAEKLGRPPSQSEMDDSGPHASKTYGNRFGSWNSALEAAGLQTGTNDPNGRPVTPEEDLLTDLKSVADIVGGTPSEREYGTHGEYSVKTYCKRFGGWNSALRAAGFEPNVEMNLSEETLITALQGFAEKLGRPPTTDEMDRSGPYTTNSYKRAFGTWNRALRQARLEVHSVWDVSEEDLISELNSLAEDLSHVPRKDEMRNQGKWSAAVYQERFGSWNEALRADGFEPNERW
- a CDS encoding ABC transporter permease; its protein translation is MFGFDWLSVALVLGGVLLLYYVVPLVSLFLSVPAGEILARMNSPTVVDSATTSLLSASISTVIATSFGLPLAYWLARTDGAITKIVLAVVVLPLVLPPTVGGIVLLTVFGPNSPLGEAAIAAGFPLTRSLAGVVLAQTFVASPFVVVTAKAAFESVDQTLEYASRSLGKSRWTTARNVTLPLAGPGILAGITLAFARAIGEFGATMMLAYYPRTMPVQIWVAFIELGLDNAYPVAILLVLIAAAALLILNTVASNPWE
- a CDS encoding DNA/RNA nuclease SfsA encodes the protein MEKLHWRGVVIKTMPSFVEVELQNRLWLWLEETQGCEVWPEVKLEDGRIDLYAETPDGERWGIEVKGATSTGINTTTIKQIHKYIESDSLDRVFFASYEVDEFLSLVEDTDHHYLLDHGKCYEAAFAARQLINRDVDLNRILSAIEEENPSLLEIDLADDRKFEDWTTKLPDLGWPDHYYEEYESSDTTIQRVVSALSDAVEWFPHINQVGTILVPLNIEQTGMMGRIKINEELSNLHTSQPDPNPVVLREADLNSRKQTISPNKSEVWLHHFLWREFGGIPEAALPNPESGNNSINIDLISFEGGETATDVLRSGGKVIGIEAKTSSGLKETDRLKSQLIKYTETKCLTHIYLAVPNSITGQARSLLNDFPAPVDTRCGVIGVDNTGDVKIVSEAKSVSIENDGYGSSPEYPYYVGYGNSKIPAVPDPDSIFLTRDES